CTTCTGGCGAATTGGGAGATATTCAGCGCACGAATTATATCGTCACGAACTGGTTTCGCGCTCAAAGTTATTACGATAAGGGCGAATGGCGCGCGACCTGGTCGGGCGAGGGGGGTGGTGTGTTGATGAATCAGTGTCCCCATAATTTGGATCTGTGGCAGTGGATCTGCGGGATGCCTTCGCGCGTGCGCGCTTTTATCAGCTATGGCAAATATCACGATATTGAGGTGGATGACGATGTCACTGCGTATGTGGAATACGACAGCGGTGCGACGGGCGTGTTCATTACCACGACCGGAGAGTTTCCCGGAAGCAATCGCCTGGAGATAGCGACGGATCGCGGCAAGGTGGTTATGGAAAACAATAAAATTGTGTGGTGGCGTTCGAACGTTTCCCTGAGCGAATTTTCTCGGGGATATACGGGCGGCTTTGGTAAACCCAAATCGGAAAAGCTCGATATTCCTCTCGGCGAAGATGGTGGGGCGCACCGCGGCATCATTAACAACTGGTGTGATGCCATATTGAACGGCAACCCATTGCTCGCGCCCGGGGTTGAAGGCATTCACGGCATTGAATTATCAAATGCGATGCTTTTGTCTTCCTGGCTGGACGATTGGGTCGATATTCCCGTTGATCGAGATCTGTATTTTGAAAAATTGCAAGAAAAAATTCGAAATTCGCAGCAGGGGACTTAAAATGGTACCGAGTATTGCGGTATTGGATAAGGCGGCTGAAAAACCCGTTCTGGTCTTAGATGGGCTGGATGAGCCGGTTGTGATCGAATCCATTCAGTTGCTCAAAGATGAGCGGGAGTATTACGTGCATGTGCGTTCGAGAGATGGTGCAGAGGGTCTGGCATTTACAAATGGGCGGGCGCAATACGTGTATCCGATTCTCAACCGGTTGGTGATTCCCTATTTTATTGGCAAAGATGCCCGCGATCTCGAAGACCATCTGTGGGGCGTGTACCGC
The sequence above is a segment of the Gemmatimonadota bacterium genome. Coding sequences within it:
- a CDS encoding Gfo/Idh/MocA family oxidoreductase, yielding MEKVRVGIIGIGGRGGGHAKYFAEDDIPHGELTAVCDVDPNRIQWARETLGENVRTFDNGDDLITSGAVDAIIVATPHYDHPTYAIKGFENDLHVLIEKPAGVYTRQVYEMNEAAEKSSKVFALMFNQRTRPHHQKLRELVASGELGDIQRTNYIVTNWFRAQSYYDKGEWRATWSGEGGGVLMNQCPHNLDLWQWICGMPSRVRAFISYGKYHDIEVDDDVTAYVEYDSGATGVFITTTGEFPGSNRLEIATDRGKVVMENNKIVWWRSNVSLSEFSRGYTGGFGKPKSEKLDIPLGEDGGAHRGIINNWCDAILNGNPLLAPGVEGIHGIELSNAMLLSSWLDDWVDIPVDRDLYFEKLQEKIRNSQQGT